TGTACTTTCGAGGAAACTGTAAAAACTGAAAAAGACATGATCGAACAGATCAGTCCACATGAAGGCTCAGGGCCTACTCCATCCTGAAAACTGAAGTCATGGAAGAGCAATTGTGTTAGGATAAGTTGGCTGGATGTTTGTAGTTTGTACGTAAATATGAAATAATCGAATCCAGTGTATTCTAATTGAGAGAATTTCGTATATGTTAAATTGCTCATAAATGTTCTGGTAAGATGTATTTACTGACCACCCGGTTTTGAATGCAGGGAGTTGCTGGGCCTTCTCAACTGTTGGAGCGGTGGAAGGGATAAACCAGATCGTTACAGGTGATCTCATCTCACTCTCCGAGCAGGAGTTGGTGGATTGTGATACTTCCTACAATGAAGGATGCAATGGAGGGCTCATGGATTATGCCTTTGAGTTCATTATCAAGAATGGTGGTATTGACACTGAAGAAGATTACCCTTACACAGGTCACGATGGCAGATGTGACTCCTACCGGCAGGTAGGTATTTAGTTTCAGATTCTAAAGGGAACAAAGATGGTGTTTCATCCGGAAAGGATATGATTGCAAACTATAGATTTATCTTTCCCTTCCTCATGTCTTGTTTTCTACACCTGCAGAAAACTGCCAAGGTTGTTACAATTGACTCTTATGAAGATGTTCCACAAAATAATGAGGGTGCATTGAAAAAGGCACTTGCGAATCAACCGGTTAGCGTTGCCATTGAAGCTGGAGGCAGGGCTTTCCAGTTGTATGCATCAGTAAGAATAATGTCCTTCAAAATTACTAGTTATTGCAAAGACCATATGTTTAGATTAACACCCATGATCTCCATATCGCATTCGGTCGTACTTAATGAAACCTAGAAATGATGATCTTCTCTAGTTGATGTTGTTTTTCGTCACCAGCTTGTCACTTATTGAAACCAAGGATTACAATATCGAATGCTTTGTGGCTAATTACTCTTGACTTTGTCAAGCCTGAGTGACTATTTAGTTAATTTCATAATTGATCACGAATGAAACCTAGAAATGATGATCTTCTCTAGTTGATGTTGTTTTTCGTCACCAGCTTGTCACTTTTTGAAACCAAGGATTACAATATCGAATGCTTTGTGGCTAATTACTCTTGACTTTGTCAAGCCTGAGTGACTAATTGATCACGAAGCAATAATGTCTTTGAAAATGGGGTTTGAATAATGTATTCTACTGTTCTTTTAATGTAGGGTATTTTTAACGGAATATGTGGGACACAACTAGACCATGGTGTGGTTGCTGTCGGATATGGCACAGAGAATGGTAAAGATTACTGGATCGTAAGGAACTCATGGGGTAATCAATGGGGAGAGGAAGGTTATATCAGGATGGAAAGAAATCTAGCCAATACAGCAACAGGCAAATGTGGAATTGCAATTGAGGCCTCTTATCCTATCAAAAATGGTCAAAATCCCCCTAATCCTGGCCCCTCTCCTCCATCTCCAATAAAGCCTCCTACTGTTTGCGATAATTATTACAGCTGTCCCGAAAGCAATACCTGCTGCTGCGTCTACGAGTACTATGGCTACTGCTTTGCTTGGGGGTGCTGCCCACTTGAGGCTGCCACTTGCTGTGACGACCACTACAGCTGCTGTCCTCATGACTATCCTATCTGCAACTTAAATGAAGGCACCTGCTTGATGGTATGATGAAAGGATGATTTTGCTGCATTTTGTTGTTTGAATAGCATATGATCATATGTTTTTGGCCTATAACTCATTAATGTTTTTGTTGCTTGCTTGAATTCGTTTTGCAGAGCAAGGGTAACCCAATGGCAGTGAAGGCACTGAGGCGCACTCCTGCTACGCCTTTCTGGGCCCATGGAAGTGTTGGCGTAAAGAACAATGCTTAAGGAGAAGCCTGGGATTTTATGCAGAAAATGATACTACAGGGAGAAGGGAACAGTGCTTGACCGATCTCCTCTGTTTTGTCAGACTGCAATCCTTTCTTTCATTCTCATTTCAGCAGATGGATGGTTTATAAATGTTGCGCAGATGCCAACTATGTATATAGCTTCCTAATTAATCCATGCTGCATTTCTGAAACAGACAGAACATTGTcaatttctattgttttctGTATATCATGTCATTCAGCAATAACTTGCAAGAATTGATCTGTCAATCTTATCCTGATCTTATGGTTAGTTCATTatcatttcaatattttgacAGTCCTGcatgattttaaatttgaagtgGAAGATATGACAGCATTGGAAACCCTGGTTGCAGGGCATACCTCAAAATTTGTTGAATCCTTTTATTTCAATAACATAGTAGTATAGATTGATAAGTTGGAGGACAATTAGAGGCTGAGCAGGGTATAGTGCCTCGAAACATAGAGTAGAACAAAGCTTGTTACTTTTGTTCCCAAATTGCTTGTCACATTCAATTAATTGTTTCGTATAATGCAGGTTCTTTAATGATACCGGTAGATCGCATTAGTTCTACTGGTATTCATTTGAGAAAGTAACTGATAATTGTTACAATTGAAGCATTGAATATATTTATGCAAGATCAATGTCGCCTATGTTGCAATAAGTACTGCATATTTAGGTATGCCTGtgttttttcatctttttaaaaGGTAATGACATTAAGAACTCAAGATCAGTCCTTCAGAAGTTGTTCAATGCAAACAATCTATCTACAAAGTTCTGCCTTCTCTCAAGTTTTCTTTGGCAAgcctcctcttttttttttttcccctttcctTTTGTTTCGTAGAAAAACTGAGGCCCCTTCTCTTTTTCCTTGTGGGCTTTTGCTGCTGGAATGGTGGGAGGCGTGGCTCCAGGCCTCCTCGTGGTCTTCCACAATTCTTCGGAGCTGGTCTCCTTTTTTCGAATAGGAATTTCTTGGATCTTGTCTCTGTTTTCGTTGAAGCCTTTGTTCTCATGGTGGTTCGATTTCGGTGCCTCCCAGGACCTTGCCGGTCTCGCATTTCGACCATCATTAGTGTCACTGCATCAGACGTTCTTCTGGTGGGCTATATTGCCAATGTTTGGTTTCCTTGTCAGCATTGTGGCGATTTGGACGTCTCTTTCGGGCTTCACAATGGCATGCATGCCGTTTGGCCAATTGCGGTAACCTCTCACTTTTTACCGAAGCCCTCTCCCTCTCCTCCTTATACTGTGACGGCGGCGTCGAACGGCAGCAGCTAGTGGTAATTTTTTGAGACTAGTTATTGTTGGGCCAAACCTTGGGctttgttatattttttgggttttgtgcTTTTATACTGTATTTGGctttttttttagataaattatatataaggtggctaaactattagtaaatttaattttggttattcaagttataaaatagtcaatAAACTatctaaaagttttaatttaagtcaTTAGGGCTGTTAAAATCGTTATTGTATGATCTCTGTTCACACAATCTGCACtaattgaaagttttcattccttttctcttctatagttcatttttttcataaaacaactttAAGCGTCAATAGTTtgcaaatcaaaatccaaacaattttctcttcaatttctggCACTGACCCTCATATTGTCTTAAACCTAATGTATGTTCTTTTACTCTTTGATAGATATTGATCTACCATACCAATTGTCGAAATGTCGCTTGGAGCTAGTTGGTCGgactttaaaaaaacttaacaacctaatagtaacttaaataaaaactttcggataattcaacaatttaaataaaaaacttttgaatagtttagtggccattttgtaactttttaaagtcgAGTGATCAAAATATAAGCTTACTAATAGTTTTGTGACTTTAGTGTAGTGTACTTTTTTTAATGAATCttctatatctatatataaatataaaaagaaaggataaatcttaaaactaTACATCAACTTTGGTTTATCGTGCgcttttatatataaactttaattttgtgcaattttatataagaaattttgatttgatctaattctcacaaattattaacacaattattgatatagcttcatttgatgtttatatattgcatacacaaatatttatatttatctagtataaaaataaattggtatatttatttattgaaatgtgtgtgattaaatcaaaattaaagtttgatgtATCCATTTGAATCGTAATCAAAGTCtcatgtgtataattacaccaaattaaagttaatgtatcaaattgcatattgaattaaaatttatgtataattttagaGATTTATCTTGGAAAAAGAATCGTTGAATGCAAATATTCCCTAGCTAATGGCTCACTGTAATCTGGGAGTAATCTTCGGTTACAGAAATTAATTTGCCAAATTGGCAACTTCATAAAACATAACAACAGAAAGAACATGACATAACTAAAAGTTAACAGGTCAAAAAGCATTTTTTTTACAGGTAGCACCTCTAAAACATTCTGATCTTGACCTTACTGTTTTCCAGACTAAACAGTGCAAGCTTGAAGAAGCAATTATTGTAACTGATTGTTCACATTTGCTGCAGACTCAGAAAAGGTCTGAACTCTGAACGAGGACATGAACATGAACATTCCAATTTCACAACCGTGTTGATAAAAGGACAAAAAAGGCaaccaacataaaaaaaaaatctaaagccTAGAGCACAATCAACTATAGCTAGAATCCTCACAATCAACTGTCTCCATTGTCGATGATGGTACAGCCCTTTAATCAAGCGAGGAGGTCATTTCAACTCTTCCATTTTATCACACAAATGGAAGCGAAGATTAAGAGGGCTGCTAGCAAAACCTCAAAAAATGTAGTCTGCAATTAGTGGAGGCAATCTCCGAAAGTTTTTCTCGACTCAAAATAATGGTGTTTTAAGACTAAGTTACTATCTTACCTACTAAAAAGGGACCCTTTGCAACATAAATCACAACTCATTTTCCCTAAGAGTAATATAATAAGACCCAAAATATTGAAAAAGCAAAGGGGATTGGGGACCATCCACTGTGTAAGGTGGGAGGAGGGGCCAGACACCAAATGTCGTACACAACTCAATTCCAACCCCAACTCAATTATCCGTTGTCATTTGATATTTCTAGGGGACCATTGCTGGAAGGGACAAGGATTAGACCATTGTGGCTGAACCCCACCCTTGCCCTTATTGTGAGAGGAGTTGCCTTCAGCAATTGGCATAACCCATATAATATCTGTCTTGATTATGAAAGCACACAATCGAAAGCAATACGTTCggaaaattatattaactcCTAAGCTCgcttttttaaatctaaaagctCAATCTTGTTTTGTTTAACTTCTTTCATATCACTTCCTTGCTTTTCGttcctctcttttcttcttcttctgcttcTTAAATCTCGGTTTGCTCGGATAAACACCATTATCATCAACTTCATCACCCTGACCCTGCAACTGCACATTCGTGTGTATAAGGGTTGTTTTTAGTAGTAAACTAATGGAAAATCATACTGGGTTAGTTGGTAAGTCTATACAATATAATCAGCCAgcttattacattttattaagtatttctaatattttatagaCATGGGCATATGAAAGGGGTGCAAAAACAACTAAGTGAGCAAAAAGAAGACCAATCATATCTTTTGATAATAGTATAGTTGATTGTCCTAATTACTTCAAGCTTTAGAATGTTTTTCCTCATCAGCCTTTGAGAGGTCCAAATCCTAGTTCTACTACAGCATCATCTTGTAGCACTAAATTAGCTTTTACAGTTCTTGGCTTCTCCTCATCAGCAGCTTCCAATTGATTTGAAGCTTCTATTTTTGTCTCAGCAATGGGAACTTCACCTAACGAACCTCCATTATCGGCCTTCCCTCTTTGGTGTGTATTGTTGGTGTGGTTGATGATGTTTATTTCAGGAGGTTCGCTAACGCTATAAGATGGGATGACAGAAGGCAGCTTGGATAACAAAGCTCCAAGACTGCAAGACACAGTAGGAAGAAGGGGTGGAATTGACCAAAAGGGTGGTCCTATAATGCCATTTTGTGGGCTGTTCCAACCTAAGTTGATGGACTTGATTGCAGAATCCTCGGGTCTTTCGTCGATCAATCTTTTTGTTCCGCCAAACTGGGGTTTGTCATCAAGACAGATAGTGGTTGTTTCATGGTGTTCTGGCATCTGGTTATTTGGTTTAAGGGCGTACGGATGTTGTTGAATCGGCAAGTATGGTCTTTGAATGGCGAATACACCAGGTATACTCTGGAGATAGCTGAATTTCCTCTGTATGCTGATCACCAGATTAAGATCTTCCACCATCTGAAAAACCCCATCACTCATTGACTGActtaaaagccaaaaataatatatccaaagaaaaaaaatggaaaaagagagagagaccTTGTCCAATGAACCAAGTTGAATGATCCCTTCTCTGACAGAAATGATGGCAATTGTCTGTAAATCAACAGAAACTTTAATGAGCTTTTGAATGGAACTACGGAAGCGGTTCTTACAGTTAGAATTCTCCTTTCACATTGTTTACTTTCTGTAGTTACCAACCTGAATGCCTGAATTGAACTGTGATGTCCATGCCTTTGGCTGCTGCATAAAGGTTAAAAAAAGAAACTGGTAAATCAGATTACAAGAAAATGTACATTCACTTATGAGGACAAAAGAAACTAGTAGACATGTTATCTTACAGGTTCAATAGACATATTCCAGGAGGAGATGAAGCCTGGATCATTTTCATTTGGGATTTCTTTATGCACCCATTTGTGACTGTTATCTGCTGCAATTTTCCCTACTAATCTGTAATCAAGGTGCCATTAACTTCACCATTCAGGTCTTCAAATTGCTATAAGGAATTTTAACGATAATTAAAGTAATTCTCACCCTTCTCCATAGTTATAAACTTCATGTGACATTTTGAAGAAAATATCAGCTCCGAACCTTCCCTTTACATAACCACTTCCAGCACGCTCACATTCATAGAAATCACAAAACCCATCTTCCCATACAAGAATCCTATAACACAAAGccattcaagaatttaaaattgaacaaaaatcaaacatggCTTGTacaacaaaaaagagaaaaataactGAGTTGACCAGTTTCTTTTGTTTCCTTTGGAACGATCAAGTGCACTCCCTCCATAATCCCACCTGCAAGAGAGCAATTTGATTACCTAGTGAACGTTAGCCAAATTTGTTATCACTTGATTTCGACATTAAAGACTCTGCTGAAGCGATCAACCATGTTGGCACTTGACATTTACTAGTAAGTTCTTACTTTGGTGGTGGATAATTTCGAGGCAGTATCCTCCAAAACACTGCATAAACCCActttgatgaagaagaagaagaagaagaatctgaATATGAACACAAGCTCCGTAGCGTGTGCTGCAAGAGACAGTTAAGCATTGGAAGTCCAGCTTCCATTGTCACTCACAAAATTAGAGAgtgagaagagaaaagaagagaagagagtTGCCAGCGGACAAAGAGTCTTAGTTAAAGTTGCACATATAGAAGgcaagaacaaaataaaagcaTAGCCACATTCCAAACGCAGGACAGTTCAGTGTAAGCAACACGCTccaattaaagtgatttttatgGAGGGACCGGTTTCATTTATGGTTTGATTCAATACTTGAAATGTCAGAGAAAGGACAGGTTTCAACACACTCAAAACCAAATTGTTGGCGAGTTTAATACACTCTCCCTACTAAGGGTAAGGACTTGGGGATGGGATTTCTTGAGCAGACAGGTTCCCCACGGAAGCTTCTTTAATTTTGTGTCTTTCCTTAAGAGAGCATAATGGACAAATATGAAACAGCATCAAACAGTTGGTTTTAATAATTCTGTTGATTAGGAAATGATAATGTCAAGAGTCTTTTTGTGGGATTATCTCACCATGCAAACTCCGGTAGTTTGCAACTGATAATCATAATACGAGGAATGAAGGCAATATGAGAATTGGGATcttctttctttccattttccCGGAAACCAACCaccatcttttattttcttgtatttaGGATCTATTTCATTAAACTGAAAGCAAGAACATTCAATCAGATGGACTGAGCCAATGCTTTATCAGCCTCAAATTGAAGTGCCAAAAAAGTCAAAGAAAAAGATTCCCCATTTGTGTTCTCGGATAGCTTGAAATTGCTAGATGACTTGCAGttcattttgaaaatgtttcttCCACAAATATATAAGACAAGAATATACCCCATTGTAACAAATCTTTTGATTCTGAAAAGCTTCAAATGCTTTTCACAGCTAAAAATTACAGTTCAtgttcattttcaaattaaCAGGTTAAAAATAAATCCACAGTCTAAATGATGTGAAGATTATGCTACTGAACAGCTAGAAAACTTTTTAACATTTCTTCttagaaatttataattgattttcTATGAAAGGCACTTCATTTGGTAACAACCCCAAGGAAAATAATGTgtttgtttaattataaaagccTTGCTTACCCTGAAATTAGAGCTATGATGAAGTATGAATCTATTTGAAGGGTTAAAGAAAGTGATGTCGCAACAAGCATTTCGAAACATCTTTGAagtgtccttttttttttctacttttattcTAACAATATTCGATATCCCTATACATGTTTGTCCATCGTTGTAGTTGGATTGATACTAAAAGGTTGATTGATGGGTCTTATGAATCAATAATGCTAATGACAGGATTATTGACCTATCAACTTTTTAACCTTATAGCTGGCTATGTTAAATGGCCATGAACCTGAACCTGGCCCAACATCCCAGTGGATGGAAAATGATACAAGTAATAGATCTTcaagcaataaaaaaatatcactGTTCTGATATATGGAATCCAGGTTCTTATATGTCATAACTACAGTGTTTCTCTAGTTCTAAGAGCCGAAAAAGTTTCAAGCTTCATCTTCAGCAAGGTCATCCAAAATGGCATCTGCAAAGACCATAATGATAAATATTGCAGGTTTCCGATTGAAGATTTGTGTTTTACTGAAGACAAATTCCTTTAGTTAGCCATGGTGCACCATCAATATAGCTAGTAAAGCAGTCAAGAAACCACTTCATGCATTTTCTTAAAACTCTGGCAAATTATTACAGATGATCCAAAACGCTAACAAAGGTTTCAATTTCAAAGtcctaaaacaaaaagaaaaaaaaaaaaaagaaagaacaaatctgaataaaatcttatttattataactttctgtaaataaaaaaaaaaagtggtcctctaccaatcctttttaattacTGAGAGTGCTACATCATGCTTCATGAACACGATGAATACGTCCCACTCACCTTTTGCAATGTCCTGGTGTAGCGCATCAACTTGTTTAACTGGACTCCATTCACATTGCTGCGCTccatcaaaaaagaaaatttacccACTGTAATTTACATATAGCTGCCGCGATATGTTGGTTGAAAGACGGGAGAGTGATTCAAAGTGAGACAGGAAGTTAATGGTTTTTCATTCAGAAATTGAAGTAATAATTGCAGAGGATATTGGATCAAGTTGAATAGGGGTGGTGGCATGCACGGTGGGGGCAGGTAAAAAGATTGACAGCTACAATTAGTAAGGCAAAAGAACATCCCAACTCTTTCTAAAAGGACATTTAAGGCCATGGCCCTGCCCTCTCCACTCCTACAATTATCACTCCTTTCCTTGCCTTGCCTTTGCCTTGCCTTTCATTATCTCTTTGGATTGAACAGTCCAACAACCCACCTCTCATTGTTGCAAACCCACTGTCCTAAATCTCATCAGAAGTATGACTCCACCAAAAAAagatttttactattttttaaccTCATTCTCTATGTTCCTATGCACTGCCACACACTTTACTGAAAAATTTGTTAGTCGCTTACTATCACTAATTGACCACCACAATTTAAAGCTTCAACAGGTTTAAGGTTGCACCAGGATGTAAAGGATATGCCAAGCTTAAGTACTTATAACAAAATAAGTAATAACCTTTCCTACTGTAGAAATGGTTGTGATTCCAGCTAAAGCGTACCTGCCCAAATCTTTTGTtgactttataaaatatatagaccGGGACTTgggtttcttttaattatactCAAAATCTGCAAGTTTTTCAATGTCATGAATGCTTAATTTCCAACCTAGGTCCACCTCTGCATATGATCAAATAGAGCCAAAATAATATACTAATAAAGAAACTAAACCTCAGCAGCACCAGACAAAACTGTGTTTGTGCCCAATGCCTAAGCAGCATCTTTGGGTATCAATAAAAGCGACCATTCATTAAAGAAAGGATGTAGAAACGTAGAATTAAATGCTGGGGAAGTTCCAAAATTTGTAGTTTTATGGTATCTACAATGCTTTACAGAGTATTCGAATTTCATCAAATAACAAACTCCAGCTATTCATGATGGACTACAGTGCTTTATTTTCTCCTACATGCAgcagttttttcttttctttgaaagaAATGACCTATCACATACTTAGAAAAGTTGCTTCTCTCGTGGAGAAATTCCATTGAAAGTGGTATTAAAAACTCAATAACATCTTAAAGACTTGAACATTAAATGGTGTAACCTACCTGGGTCCTGGAGCCTCCCGTTTGGGGGGTAGATAAGACTAGAGCCACTTCCACTCCAATTTACAACAGCTCAAAACAGAGAAAGAACCGCAATGACTTGAAACTACGTACAAGGATGCAATTATAACAGCTACAAGTACTTGAAAGGAAAAAACATCTCCAAAGGCAAGATAAGGATTATTAAATGATTACTTTAGAACGATGTTGATTCGGGAACTTGCTTTCACTGGGATGAGGGGGGGGGGAGATGAGTTATACTAGTGTATCTAAAATTTATAGATGGTTCATAAATGTCACCTCATAGTAGTAAATCATTTAACAGGGGCTGCGAGATGTCAAATCGAATGAAAATTTTGTGCAGAAAAATAGGACACTGTTGTCTGGTTGACAGATCATGGAACATGGCTTATAGGTAACCGCTTAATTCTTTTTGACCTCGAAATCTAGCAGCCTAGCTTGAGCCAATGGCAATATAGGCTGAGGAGAAGTGATAGCAAAGTATTGGGCTTTTCTAGCTTTTTTTCAGCCCAGACAAGAATGGCCGAACTCCGAAAGAAACCGCACAGATATCCGATTAAACTTAGGCCCAATGGCAACTTTCAGCCCGGATTTTTTGTTGAGACTTTAACACAAGTACACAACTATGGAAATTTGTAGagtatatgaatatattttgcCTTTTCaacttgataaaaaaaattattttagctttttatttaattttttgttttaatttttagatttatgttgcttatcaatttattccaaaatggatggaaaaattaatttgttgacATGTATTGTCACataagcaattaattaattttttaaaattaaaaaattaataaaaaatgtacaaattattttaaaaaataaaaatattaaaaattatataaaaaattaaatactttttaatttttaaa
This sequence is a window from Gossypium raimondii isolate GPD5lz chromosome 5, ASM2569854v1, whole genome shotgun sequence. Protein-coding genes within it:
- the LOC105769270 gene encoding LOW QUALITY PROTEIN: cysteine proteinase mucunain (The sequence of the model RefSeq protein was modified relative to this genomic sequence to represent the inferred CDS: inserted 1 base in 1 codon); its protein translation is MGLQRSTMAMLLLMMFTLSSALDMSIISYDEGHPDKSKSSWRTDDEVMVMYEEWLVKHGKAYNGXGEKERRFKIFKDNLRFIDEHNVDESHSFKVGLNRFADLTNDEYRAMYLGTKKSSNKVSKKSNRYAPRVGEELPASIDWREKGAVVPVKDQGSCGSCWAFSTVGAVEGINQIVTGDLISLSEQELVDCDTSYNEGCNGGLMDYAFEFIIKNGGIDTEEDYPYTGHDGRCDSYRQKTAKVVTIDSYEDVPQNNEGALKKALANQPVSVAIEAGGRAFQLYASGIFNGICGTQLDHGVVAVGYGTENGKDYWIVRNSWGNQWGEEGYIRMERNLANTATGKCGIAIEASYPIKNGQNPPNPGPSPPSPIKPPTVCDNYYSCPESNTCCCVYEYYGYCFAWGCCPLEAATCCDDHYSCCPHDYPICNLNEGTCLMSKGNPMAVKALRRTPATPFWAHGSVGVKNNA
- the LOC105770288 gene encoding uncharacterized protein LOC105770288 isoform X2 gives rise to the protein MEAGLPMLNCLLQHTLRSLCSYSDSSSSSSSSKWVYAVFWRILPRNYPPPKWDYGGSALDRSKGNKRNWILVWEDGFCDFYECERAGSGYVKGRFGADIFFKMSHEVYNYGEGLVGKIAADNSHKWVHKEIPNENDPGFISSWNMSIEPPKAWTSQFNSGIQTIAIISVREGIIQLGSLDKMVEDLNLVISIQRKFSYLQSIPGVFAIQRPYLPIQQHPYALKPNNQMPEHHETTTICLDDKPQFGGTKRLIDERPEDSAIKSINLGWNSPQNGIIGPPFWSIPPLLPTVSCSLGALLSKLPSVIPSYSVSEPPEINIINHTNNTHQRGKADNGGSLGEVPIAETKIEASNQLEAADEEKPRTVKANLVLQDDAVVELGFGPLKG
- the LOC105770288 gene encoding uncharacterized protein LOC105770288 isoform X1; the protein is MEAGLPMLNCLLQHTLRSLCSYSDSSSSSSSSKWVYAVFWRILPRNYPPPKWDYGGSALDRSKGNKRNWILVWEDGFCDFYECERAGSGYVKGRFGADIFFKMSHEVYNYGEGLVGKIAADNSHKWVHKEIPNENDPGFISSWNMSIEPQPKAWTSQFNSGIQTIAIISVREGIIQLGSLDKMVEDLNLVISIQRKFSYLQSIPGVFAIQRPYLPIQQHPYALKPNNQMPEHHETTTICLDDKPQFGGTKRLIDERPEDSAIKSINLGWNSPQNGIIGPPFWSIPPLLPTVSCSLGALLSKLPSVIPSYSVSEPPEINIINHTNNTHQRGKADNGGSLGEVPIAETKIEASNQLEAADEEKPRTVKANLVLQDDAVVELGFGPLKG